Sequence from the Sciurus carolinensis chromosome 1, mSciCar1.2, whole genome shotgun sequence genome:
ATAAATGAGGCTAAGTTAAAAACCTTATAGTCCTCTCTTTGAATCAGAAATATGAATTTGAATTTATGATCTATTTTATGTTAGGGAAACaacaaaatatcatatttatagCTGTGTTCACTGAGAAGTTCTGGAAACAAGGGCCAAACCAAGAAGCAATCAGCAAACTTTATGTCAAGGTCCTGGTCAGTTAGCACCATTTCTTTGCTGTAAAatgaagattcctcagagaaATGGCAGATCTTGGCAGGAAGTGTTCAAGGTGAACCTGTTGCATCTCATTATATGACAGGCCATGGAAACTATCAAAGACTGCCAAAGATGTATTCAAGGTCAACTTGAAGAGGCCCCACTGGGAAACAATGTGACAATCTGATTGTCAATAAAGGTTATGACCACATTGGACCCAAACTTTTCAAATACGCTTAAATCCATAATTTACAAATTGTTATGGGTTAGATCTGGATGTCCCCTCCAAAAATTATGTGTTAAAAGCATGGTCCCTACTGCAGCAAGATTCAGAGGTGGGACTCTTAGAAAATGATTGGATCAGGAGAGTTCTGatttaatcagtggattaattcatttgattgaTCCATTTATtactgaatggactactggagGTGGAATctagttagaggaagtaggtcactgtgggtgtgcTCTGAGAGGGTTAATCTTctctctggccccttcctctatTTCTGCTTCCCAATTACCATGAACtcagcagctttcttccaccatgcccttccaccatgatgttctgtcaaCCGGAGACtgaaccctctgaaaccatgagccaaaacaaatctgtcctcctctaagttgttcttgtcagatattttggacacagcaaagaaaagctaactaacacaaaaATGATTCAAGAGCAAAAATACTATCAATGGTCACCTATGGAGAATGCTAGGGAACCagctcattattttgaaaatcaagcATTTATCTTATCTTTCCTATATAAACCAGATCCCTGGACAATTAAATAATTGATGAGGGGAAGTTTCCTTTACTAAAATATTCAAGCCAATAAAAGGAGtgagtgaagaaaaaaagaaaatgaagattttgaacaatgaaatattagaTCTGCAATAATGACTGCTAACATAAGAAAACCAACAGAATGTTAGTGAACCCTGATAGAAGGATACACTGCAAATGAAGAACTTGTGCTAAAAGTTGAACCAGATTCTGATAAAGCCTCAATCACCAATTTACAGGAAATATAGGGTATAGAGGAATATCTGAAACCACAAAATAGGATGTAAATAGCAAAATCCATACAGTGGTAATCTCTATAGGACAAGCTATTTAGCATCTTTAACACGTAAATTTCAAGGAATATCCTTATACCACTTCTCCCAAAGAAAAGAGATGGAGATAGAAGCTACTGATTAAAAAGACTTAAGAAACACATTAACTAatttctatgtatgtatgtatttggaATTTgtctcaaataatttaaaaaaatgttagaacCATTTGGGAGAAATTTGAGCATTGTTTGggtatttaaacttattttttaggTGTGATAATGATATTGAGGtggtatttttgaaaaatatgctgaaaaATTAAGAGTAGAATGACACAAACTTTGGGATTTGCTGACAATAGTCTGGTTGGAATATAGATTAAATTGCAAATTAGGTTATGAGTTGATAGTTGCTGAATCTGGGAGATGGGTATATGTACTGttacttttgtaaatatttgaaattttttataacagaaagattttgtttctttgcttcttatgagtgttagggattgaacccagggcctcatgcatacaaggcaaatgctgtaccatggagttacatccccagcctgttctttacttatttttttagagTGATGTTTAGAGAAGGGTGAATGGGGTGCTAGAATACAAGAGTCCAAATCAACTCTATATtaagtaaattttatgaaatcattGGCAGTTTAGCTGGTAATTAATGAATGTAATGATGATAATGAAAACAATAACTAAAATTTATTGGGTACTTACTATGTTCTTATTGCTTAACATATACCCACAAGAACTTTGGGGGTAGTAACTGTGAAATACCCATTTTATAGTTGGGTCCACTGAGACTCAAGACAAACAGATTTGAACTTCTTAAATTGCCCTCTAAGCTTGTCCATGTAAAACACCTCCTCTTGGGGCTATACTTTTTCCTCTGGCTTCTTTATCTTCTCTCTTCCATCTTTGACCATTTTTGAAGACCCAGATTATACCTCCTCAGTAAAGCATTGCCCTCTACCCCGCCTATcaacatttcttcctcttttagatTCTTACTTTGAATCATTGTAAAAGCTAATTATGTGCTGATCTGTGACATCTTTCATAGCATTGtcttgaatcatttttaaaatatctaattacttaattttcttGTTCAAGTGCAGTGTCTCCAACTAGACTTTTAGACATCCTGAGCGCATAAACAGTGTCTTATACTTTGTGGCCCTCATAAATATTGGCATCCTGCCTCGTATGACAAATTTGTTCTAGTTAATGAAAATAGTTTGGAGACTTGATAATGAGTGGCCAAAAAAATAGATGCTTTGTGTCAGTGCAAGCAAAGATATCTAGATGgaaattatattaaattgttCACAGAGGAGTCCATGTTTGAAGATTTTTATTCCTACTCCTCTCTTTTCCTAGTACACTACCATCCCTCCTCTCTACACTTTCCTCAGTCTTTCTGGAGGTAGGAGtgggcagagaaagagaaatccaaTAGACAGTTTGGGAGAAGGATTGCACAGGCTCATTTCTCAATCTCACTCTCAATTTCTCCAACCTGCAGAGAATGTGTGTTTATCAGATCTTGGATATGTTGGAAACCTAGCAGGACTGATTCTGCTCAGTGTCTGGAAGTGGAGGAGGGACCCGAGGCTGGAAGACTGATGATTGTAGCACTCTGGTGCTTCCTTGGACACAGtctataattttaattctatCCAGAAAGCATTCTTAGCAATCCCATTTTGTTCTCCCACCTGAAACAAATTCTCCAACAGCTTTATCAAGAGCAAAAGtggcattttattttcatcttcctgGCTCTGTGTCTCTCAATTCTGAACTTGGTTGGGGGAAAAAAGTATGCTATTTATAAGTCCTTCAAACCTCAAGTATGTaaagaaagtgtattttaaaatacgtTCCATTTATAGCAGCAAGAAAAGCAGGAGATCTTAGGAGCTAGGTCTGGTAAGTAAATTTTGTTGAAAGCAGAAACCTCAACTGAGGGGCTATGGTAGGAAACTGGCCTGGTCCCTGCTCCCTCTTCAATGATCTGATTGTGTGATGGGAGAGGATGACCATGGTTGGGAAGGTGCATGATTAGAACTCCAAAGACATGGAAACCTCTAGTCACTCATCACTAGTGGGCGAAGcataaagaaggtcattttattTGAAGAGGAATAAAGTCCATGTCAAAGGAGTTATTGGAATGAAGAATAATactgaaagaatgagaaaaggaggaagaaaattaaaatgcactgTCGAAGGACAACTAAGAAAAGTTAAGTTCATGCAAGAAAATGGGAAGTACAActtgaaataaaactttgaatGTAAATGTACTGTGGTGTGCTTTTAAGTCAGGGGAGCAGAGTAGGCATGTTGGGTGGGAACCACTCTTTTGAGATGCTTGGAATGGAGATTCACAGCTAAAATAAGAAAAGTGGTCCAGACATGTAAAGATAATTTACCAAGGTCACAGTTGTTGACCTTGACTTGGTCATTATAGCTCCTCCATGAGTCATGAGGAACACAATGCTTGGTTTCTATGGAATAGTCacgattttttttcccctgaagttGAGGAGTTTTGCCATCTGGACTTTTTGTGGTGGGAGAGAGTTGGGGTTAAGATGGGAAAAGCCCAGTGAGCAagaccacacatacacacaaacacacgagTTAACTTGAATAATTCCGCTTTTATCTTCTTTACAGATTAGACTGCTgaacaaaatatctttcaatgATAATTCCTTGAAATTATCTAAATAAGTTGAAAAACTAGTGTACCTGCTATGGATATGGTTGCTCAAAGGTTAATATGCTAGAGACTTGATCCCCAGTGTTGATAAGTGTTGAGGTAGAACTCCatgaggtggggcctagtggaagaacATTAGGTCAGAGGGGACTTTGCCCTTGGCAATGATTAATGCAGTTCCCACAAGTGCCTTTTTACAAATGCAAGTTGTAAAAAGAGAAAGCCCAGACCCTGAAACTCCATGCCAGCTCCTCTGCATATGCTCCCACCATTGTGATAACGTCTGCCATTGCAATGCCATCCACCATGTTGAACTAACCAGAGGCCAAACAGATGGGTCTGCTTGATCTCGaattttcagcctccaaaattgtgagcaaAATAAACATCTTTGGGCAGTTacgcagagggaggaggaggtctTGCCGCCGCGCTCCTCGGCTGGAGGAACCCGGAGGCGGGGAGTCGCGGTGAAGCAGCGAGGATGGCggggagaaggaaggagctgGCTTCTGGGCGTTGCCTGGTCTGGAAGGGGGCGAGGCTTCCCGAGGAGAGGAGGCCGGCCACGTCCAGCTCGCGGGGGTGAACAGCCGCCTCGCGGTAGCGTCCTCAGAGCATCCAGACATGTCCGAGGTGAAGAGCAGGAAGAAGCCGGGGCCCAAGGGAGCCCCTGCAGAGCCCGTGAAGCGGAGCGAGGGCAGGAAGAGCCCCGAGGTCCGCGGCGGCTGGGCGGACCCGAGGACCGGCCTGAGCCTGCTGTCGCTGGGGACGTGCCTGGGCCTGGCCTGGTTTGTATTTCAACAGTCAGAAAAATTTGCAGAGGTAGAAAACCAATACCAGTTACTGAAAATGGAAAGCAAGGAGTTCCAAGGACTTCAAAGTGAAATCAGTTTAATTTCAGAAAAGCTTGAGTCTACTGAAAGTATTCTGCAGGAAGCTACATCATCCATGTCTTTGATGACCCAGTTTGAACAGGAAGTATCCAGTCTTCAAAGATTCATGCATGACATTCAAAATAGTGAAGAGATGCTCACTCAAAAGATGCAAAAGCTTAATGAgaaattccaaaatattacaGATTTCTGGAAGAGAAGCCTAgcagaaatgaatgataatacagACATTTTCAAATCAgaagcaaaacaaatacattctCAAGTTACTGTCCAAATTAACTCAGCTGAGCAAGAAATAAAGTTACTCACTGAACGGCTAAAAGATTTGGAAGATAGCACACTACGAAATATTAGAACAGTCGAAAGACAACAAGAAGAAGATCTGCGAGTTGAAGAGCAGCTTAGCTCTGATACAAAAACAGTTGAGAAGTTAGAAGAGGAACAGCATGCTCTCCTTGCCAGAGACGAAGATCTGACTCATAAACTTTCCAGCTATGAACCCAGAGTTGAAGAATGCAAGACACATTTGCCAACAATTAAAAGTGCTGTTCTCTCTGTTTTCAGAGTCTCTTAGGGTctgataggaatagaaaagaaaatggaagaccTCACTATGCAGATGTTTAATATGGAAGATAATATGCTGAAAGCTGTATCTGAAATAATGGAGATGCAGAAAACCCTTGAAGGAATTCAGTATGATAATAGCCTATTAAAGATGCAAAATGAACTGAatgttctaaaaggaaaagttcATGATTTTATAGCATAttccagtacaaaagaaaagggaactttaaaagaatataagctagaaaataaaggaattgatgatttaaaaaaaaataaaataaaaaataaacctctttactttAGAAAATTTCTAGCCTCCAGTGttttgttatagaaacagaaaatggattaatacaGTACCATAAAATATTGTGAGCTTCATATTGATATTTGGTTGACTGCTAGATATAAAACTTACTAATGCTACACTAAGGGCAAAAAagtgttttttcatattttgtgaaATTGGATGCCTTTACTCTCCCAAGATGTGGCATCCCCAGAAGGCCTAACAAGGACACACCTAACAATTAGCCTTTATCATTCAAAGAAGGGTCTGATGACAACTCCATCAATATCACCCAAGACATGTTATAAATAGAGAATCTCAGGACCCATTCCAGAGTCAAAGAATcagaatttgtattttaacaagattGGTTGGATAAGTACTGATCTAGGTGATTTCTATTATCTTttcaatttctgaaattttatgaattttgaatACTTAGCTGTAAAGTGTTCTCTTTATAATTCTGTAATCAAATGAGTAATTACAGTTTTGGAAGTCAACTAGGATGTCTTTACTCTTATGATTCTATCCATTACACACTACATGCTCACATGAACACAGCAGTTATTATATTATCATGAGTGCTAACATGATTTCCCCTCAGGAAACTGATTAAACTTGAAAACTGCCttcttattttttcacttaaaaacatatttttgaaaaaatttgtcTGAACCATGAATGGGAGAGACTATTCAAGATGGGTCATTATAGCTCCTCCATGTGTCATGAGGAACACAATGTTTGGTTTTTATGGAATAGTATCATGCAGAGGGTAGAAAAATGCTTAATTAGCTCATTagctctgaatttatttttatcatgtaaaCAGTCTTTTGCAGAAGTCATAATTACTTATAGATGCTAATGctgactatattttaaaaatctaaaaattgcTGTCATTGGAGTTGTGTCTTGAAAATATGTTTATCTATCTTAGAGCAAATGCTTTCTAGAATCCTGGAaggcactttaaaaattttttttgaggcactTAAGCTCAACAGCTAATGGAAGatcatgtatttaaataatttacactTCCATCTGGTTTAAAGAACACCAGGTGGAAGTTGCTGATCGGGATGAGTCTGTTACGTGGAAGGAAATGTTtgctcaaaataaatgaaaggcaaACATTTACATGAGCTCCATCTTTTTGTCTGTGTGGGCAGACTCCTGTTTCCTGCTCTCGTATTCCCTGGGCCTGGATTCTATCTTGTACATTCACTTTGTATTGACGAGGGTCCAGAGGAACACGATTAATGGAGTGACttccactgttttattttcttcttcacaatCTTTTGATCATAAGCAATTAttgtctctctttctcattctttctgcaTGCCAACCTGAAATCAAAAGGGGCTGCCCCCTTTCTGTAGGAGAGAGGAAGCTGAGCTTCCTGGATGCAGTTCTGCTAGTTGCTGGGCCAGCTGGCAAATTTTATGCTTCCCACTGAGTGTCACAGTGTGCTGTCAAAGGCTTGGTTTTGTGAGTTGACTTCTGATAGGCACTTACTGTATCTTACCTGTCAACTCCACAGTGGACTTCCTCATTTACAGCATGTGGCTTGCAAGCACAGACCAAACCCTTCTAGCCAAGAAGAGTCCTACAGAGCACATGGCTCCACTTCCCAGCTCTTTTCTGCTCATTGTGCTTGTCAGACATATTCTTCCATGCTTGGTCTCTTTTCTTGGTGCATCTGAGTATCTGTGTGTGTCATTTGGGGGTAGATAAAAGAATCAGAACCATTCCTGCTGTTAACCTTAGAAAGGCAAAAATCAGAGTATCATAAGGAAGAATTACTGGCTATGGAGATTTTTTTCCAGAGTTACACACCAACTCACCTAGCAATTCCTTAACTTACATGGGAGAGCATTAGACAGTTATCACAAACTGAGTCTATCTTGGAAATGCAGCCTTTGTAGTCCATGTATTTCAAGTGTTTCAAGATATCACAGCCTCCCTACTCTACCAGGATTACACTAAAGTTTATCTACCCAGCCTCTAAGACTCCCCAGGGAAATAGATCACAAAATCTGCAGCAGCTTCAAACTCATCTCTACCAGAgccaaatgaaatacaaattccAAATGTTTCAAGTTTTATTCTAGGTTTAGAAATTACACTTTTTTGATTCAGATCTAAATTTGACAGCGTACTCTCTCTCATTGCTAGGAACAAGCCTGGGTAGGGCTGGGGGTGGGAAGAAACTGAGAGTGACCGGGAAGGACCACTTCTTCTGCCAATGGTCACTGTGTGGGCATCTCTGGAGGTGGGGCAGAGGGGCTTTGGTGTACTACAAAAAACATTGGTCATGGGAAGGAAAATTGTCAATGGAATTACTTTAGGGACATTTTCGGTGATCGTAAGACCACTCAGTTTGCAACAGGCAGTAGTCATTTCTGTCATCACTTTTCCTATTTAGCTCTTGGCAGAACATTTGGGTTTGGACCAGAAAGGAGGCTTGGTAGAAGATGTGGGTGTTGAGACAGTGCCTCACTGTGCCTGCTCTCCCTCCCCCCAAGGCTGGCCTAAAAGTCTCAGAGTATGAGGTTGGTGTATTCAAGTGTGGGGAGCTGCATCTCTGTGTTCCCAGCCACCCTCTGAGGGTACCACTCCAAGAGGCACTGTGGGCAGGTGCTTATGCTTCACCAATGTATGGAAAGCATATGGAAGAATCGACTCAGCAAGCTTGGCAAGGACACTGTttaatatcatcatcatcatgttgAGCAAGCAGGGCTCATAAGGCGTGCTcagaaaaattcattcattttccccactgcttgtttttctttagtCCTTAAGACTAATCTTGCTTTCCTGGTTAGTTCCAGATAACAAAAGATTCTCTGGTTTATCTTAAGTAATAAGTCAATCCAAGTTTAGTAATTAGTATGTCCAAGCTAGAGTAGTATATCAAACACCTGTTTTCACTTAttggtcatatttttttctttagcttggGTGATCCTGCTGCACATAGCTCCACTGCAGAGAGTGAATGGCAGTGGCCCATTTGTTCTCACCTGCCCTGTATGGTGTTCTTCTTCCCTAGCACCAGAGTTGGGGTGATGGTtatgggagagaagagaagatcTCACTCTTGGCATGGGTACTCCCTGGACTtagaaactttgtaaaatgacttttctcttttatgaCGCTATATAGCCTGAAAGTTTGTGTCCGCTGACCCCACccaattcatttgttgaaatgcCAACTGCCTGAGGTGATGATTTTGAAGGTGGGACCATTGGTAATTGATTAGGTCATGGGGATGGAGTCCCACTGAATGGGAATAACACCCAATAAAAGAGGCCCAGGAGAGTTTCCTTGCCCCTTCTATCtggtgaggacacagagagaaggtaCCATCTATGAACTAGGAGTTGAGGTTTCACCAGGCACCAAATTTGTGGCCTTAATATTGGACTTCCAGACTCTATAACTGTAAGataactttttattgtttataagccacccattttatggtattttgttatggccaCCAAAAACGGACTAAGACAGACACTTTCATGATTTAAATTCTATCTTTCTGtctctcagtctctttctctgtctgtctcCATCTCACACACACCCATTTCTTGGGTTTTCCTACCTGTGAAAGTGTTTCCACTGATCGATTGCACGCATCTCCTTCTATAGCTCTGGGAAACCAGCAGTTCATGTCCTGTTGGGGGTCACCTCACCATCCAGGTGATCACCTGCAGACCCTATACTGGTTGCTCTTATAAGAGGCCCTACCTGGGAGCACTCAGGCATCTTTTCCCCCAACAACTTTTGGGAGCACAGAGAGGCCCTGGCACAGACATCTTTACTTCACTGTTAGAGGAGCTGGCCAGTCCTCTTCCTGTCTGTGAAAATCAGACCACAGTCTCCCCCGACCCTATGCGCCAGACAACACATAACAAGCTCTGAGAGGAATCCAATCAAATCTCTTTCCTCAGACTGAAAAGAAGGGGAAAGCACGAGTTATAACTGCAAGTCCCTTCATCTTGGAGAGGGTTACCATTCACGGCACACTATAGTTCTCCAAAAAGTCCTTTTgtaatctctaactcttttttcagtgtctctattTCTTTTCAGGCTGGGGCGGGGATAGTTAGCAGAGTATTGAATACCAGTTCTTAAATAGCCCATGCATATTCTGACTGGTGACCTTGCATCTCACTTTGAAATGTGATATTTATTGTCTAGAGTATTCTGATAAAATTAAGGTTGAAATGGTTTATGTAACATCTGGTTATATTAAATCAAAGTATGAGTTTTAAAATGCAGGTTTTGTGTTCATATGGTTGTGTGAATATCTATGCATTCTCAGTTGAAACACTTAAAATTTAGTTTCTGTTCTGCTTTAATTACATGTACATTTCAATGAAGAGCTCACAGAGGAAACAAATTCTTTTTGCCATACAGAAGTTCTTCTATTGCCTGTTTAACTGGacaaaatagtaagaaaaacttTAACATAATTTCTAAGAGGTAAATGGAAGCATATTGACCTCCTCCTCCACAGCATGGGGTTCTCTAAAAGTATggtattcttaagtagtggaatagaatttaaaatggaagaagtaagatcaaaagcaaaaatattgtTTAAGCAGCTAATGCTTATTTTGGAGTACCCACACTGCTCCAGATATTATATGCAGTGCTTTATGGAGATTGGCTGTCA
This genomic interval carries:
- the LOC124962345 gene encoding LOW QUALITY PROTEIN: inhibitor of nuclear factor kappa-B kinase-interacting protein-like (The sequence of the model RefSeq protein was modified relative to this genomic sequence to represent the inferred CDS: substituted 1 base at 1 genomic stop codon) — protein: MSEVKSRKKPGPKGAPAEPVKRSEGRKSPEVRGGWADPRTGLSLLSLGTCLGLAWFVFQQSEKFAEVENQYQLLKMESKEFQGLQSEISLISEKLESTESILQEATSSMSLMTQFEQEVSSLQRFMHDIQNSEEMLTQKMQKLNEKFQNITDFWKRSLAEMNDNTDIFKSEAKQIHSQVTVQINSAEQEIKLLTERLKDLEDSTLRNIRTVERQQEEDLRVEEQLSSDTKTVEKLEEEQHALLARDEDLTHKLSSYEPRVEECKTHLPTIKSAVLSVFRVSXGLIGIEKKMEDLTMQMFNMEDNMLKAVSEIMEMQKTLEGIQYDNSLLKMQNELNVLKGKVHDFIAYSSTKEKGTLKEYKLENKGI